In the Chlorobium limicola DSM 245 genome, one interval contains:
- a CDS encoding START domain-containing protein has protein sequence MSLLEKINSNTCTLRLKNDWLKIFTCPVPTSDFLSFVGIAEIDAPQHAVLSLLYDIDAATEWVWKTREMRLLKELSEDEGRIVYQLVSAPWPLSDREIITRSQGYINPETSEVFIKLESVPDFLPVNDKYVRVPQLEGAWNILPLTESSCRVVFRLHIEPGGEIPAWLANIAVIDTPYHTMNNMRQMVKKDKYQTPVVAPFKKSPSEIIQNYEQFITE, from the coding sequence ATGTCCCTGCTTGAAAAAATCAACAGCAACACCTGTACTCTTCGCCTGAAAAACGACTGGCTTAAAATTTTTACCTGTCCCGTTCCAACCTCCGATTTTCTTTCTTTTGTCGGAATCGCTGAAATCGATGCTCCTCAGCATGCGGTGCTCAGCCTGCTTTACGATATCGATGCAGCAACGGAGTGGGTCTGGAAAACAAGGGAAATGCGGCTGCTCAAGGAACTTTCGGAAGATGAAGGACGAATTGTCTATCAGCTTGTCAGTGCTCCCTGGCCGCTTTCCGACAGGGAGATCATAACTCGTTCCCAGGGCTATATCAATCCTGAAACTTCAGAAGTATTTATCAAGCTTGAATCCGTTCCGGACTTTCTGCCTGTCAACGATAAATATGTTCGGGTGCCCCAGTTAGAGGGGGCCTGGAACATTCTTCCTCTCACTGAAAGCTCCTGTCGGGTGGTTTTCAGGCTGCATATCGAACCGGGAGGAGAGATTCCTGCCTGGCTGGCGAACATTGCGGTTATCGATACACCGTATCATACGATGAACAATATGCGCCAGATGGTAAAAAAAGACAAGTACCAGACACCTGTTGTCGCTCCGTTTAAAAAGTCACCGAGCGAAATCATTCAGAACTACGAGCAATTTATTACTGAATAG
- the rfaE1 gene encoding D-glycero-beta-D-manno-heptose-7-phosphate kinase, translating into MYSLPIEKIVASFSRLKIAVIGDIMLDKYIFGHVSRISPEYPVPVVDVTHEDHRIGGAANVARNTLSLGAETFLIGVTGTDGNREILAELFEKQGLRTDHLVSDASRPTTCKTRILSQNHHITRVDFESRLPIQGAIEKSIAGKLREVAESIDAIILEDYNKGVLTAGLIRELIGIAMDHDIPVLVDPKLEGFFAYQGCTVFKPNLSELASSLGMVVQNNDLEVEMACLKLQEKLEAENLVVTRSEKGMTIFNGEFTHIPAASLEVADVSGAGDTVIGVLALGTAAGLDIVTSAEIANFAAGTVCQEVGAVPVKGDRLIRAYQERLR; encoded by the coding sequence ATGTACTCTCTCCCGATTGAAAAGATCGTCGCATCATTCAGCCGACTTAAAATCGCCGTTATCGGCGACATCATGCTCGACAAATATATTTTCGGACATGTTTCGCGCATCTCACCGGAATATCCCGTTCCGGTCGTCGATGTCACCCACGAGGACCACCGCATAGGTGGAGCGGCGAACGTCGCGCGAAACACCCTCTCTCTCGGCGCTGAGACGTTTCTTATCGGTGTTACCGGCACTGACGGAAATCGGGAGATTCTTGCGGAACTCTTCGAAAAACAGGGTCTTCGAACAGATCATCTCGTCAGCGATGCCTCTCGCCCCACAACCTGTAAAACAAGAATTCTCTCACAGAACCATCACATTACCAGAGTGGATTTCGAAAGCCGGCTGCCCATTCAAGGCGCAATCGAGAAAAGCATTGCAGGAAAACTGCGGGAGGTGGCGGAATCGATCGATGCGATCATTCTCGAGGATTACAATAAAGGTGTGCTGACGGCCGGCCTTATCCGGGAGCTTATCGGTATCGCAATGGACCACGATATTCCTGTGCTTGTAGACCCTAAACTCGAGGGATTTTTCGCCTATCAGGGATGCACGGTTTTCAAGCCAAATCTTTCAGAACTGGCTTCCTCTCTCGGCATGGTGGTGCAGAACAACGACCTTGAGGTCGAGATGGCCTGTCTGAAGCTTCAGGAAAAACTTGAAGCAGAAAACCTCGTCGTGACCAGAAGTGAAAAAGGCATGACCATTTTCAATGGAGAGTTCACGCATATCCCTGCCGCATCACTTGAAGTCGCCGATGTTTCAGGAGCCGGGGATACGGTAATCGGAGTACTTGCCCTGGGAACTGCCGCCGGACTCGACATCGTTACCAGCGCAGAAATCGCGAACTTCGCAGCCGGCACGGTCTGTCAGGAGGTTGGCGCCGTTCCGGTAAAGGGAGACCGACTGATCAGGGCGTATCAGGAGCGTCTTCGATAA
- a CDS encoding RidA family protein has protein sequence MSHIEDNIVRAGYRLPPPAVPAGLYLPALRQGDMVYTAGQLPLKDGKLVEPGGKGKVNEINQLAATTAAGTALLNALAAIKAETGSLDAVERIVKLTVYVASESYFSGQHLVANGISSLLVEFFGEKGRHVRSAVGVAELPLDASVEIELIAACNPSCKPG, from the coding sequence ATGTCGCATATTGAAGATAACATTGTTCGCGCAGGCTACCGCCTCCCTCCGCCTGCTGTTCCAGCCGGACTGTATCTGCCTGCGCTCAGACAGGGAGATATGGTTTATACAGCCGGTCAGCTTCCGCTGAAAGACGGCAAGCTTGTTGAGCCCGGGGGCAAGGGAAAAGTCAATGAAATCAACCAGCTTGCCGCGACGACCGCTGCAGGCACAGCTCTTCTCAATGCCCTGGCGGCCATTAAAGCCGAGACAGGATCTCTCGATGCCGTTGAGCGGATCGTAAAGCTTACGGTTTATGTTGCAAGCGAATCGTATTTTTCCGGTCAGCACCTTGTCGCCAACGGCATCTCTTCGCTTCTTGTCGAGTTTTTCGGAGAGAAGGGACGACACGTGAGAAGTGCTGTCGGTGTCGCTGAATTACCTCTCGATGCAAGCGTAGAGATCGAACTTATCGCAGCCTGTAACCCCTCGTGCAAGCCAGGATAA
- a CDS encoding START domain-containing protein, translating to MDVQSALRANWEFRVEHKGIRIFSSKVKNSDVLGFKGETELPVTFKKLISLFYDTENYHRWVHQLAGMDVLEKNDCLEYVVRQVINAPWPLQKREMIVRTGLMQAGDNAVAVTMTGEPDYLPLNPKYHRVRHCKGLWIFTPSENGCVNITFIMHVNPGSDVPSPVSNTAMFEVPFYSLHNMRTLLTSGSYDPPYPSEIENHLSIIEDAPDTP from the coding sequence ATGGATGTACAGTCGGCCCTGCGGGCAAACTGGGAGTTTCGGGTTGAGCATAAGGGAATCAGGATTTTTTCTTCAAAAGTGAAAAATTCAGATGTTCTGGGTTTTAAGGGCGAAACCGAACTGCCAGTCACCTTCAAAAAGCTGATAAGCCTGTTTTATGATACCGAAAACTATCATCGCTGGGTGCATCAGCTTGCAGGAATGGATGTTCTTGAAAAAAACGATTGTCTGGAATATGTCGTGCGACAGGTTATCAATGCGCCCTGGCCGTTGCAGAAACGGGAGATGATTGTCCGCACCGGATTAATGCAAGCCGGAGACAATGCCGTAGCTGTTACCATGACAGGGGAACCCGATTACCTGCCGCTCAATCCTAAATATCATCGGGTACGCCATTGCAAGGGATTGTGGATTTTCACCCCGTCTGAAAACGGTTGCGTGAACATTACCTTTATCATGCACGTCAATCCCGGCAGCGATGTGCCTTCACCTGTGAGCAATACCGCCATGTTCGAAGTGCCGTTTTACTCGCTGCATAACATGAGAACCCTTCTGACAAGCGGCAGCTACGATCCTCCGTATCCTTCCGAAATCGAGAATCACCTCTCTATTATCGAAGACGCTCCTGATACGCCCTGA
- the ffh gene encoding signal recognition particle protein, producing MFDSLSDKLELTFKKLAGQATINEINIGIAMRDIKRALLSADVNYKVAKKLVEDIREKSLGEEVIKSVSPAQMIVKIVNDELTELMGGENKPLNLSPKKLPAIIMVAGLQGSGKTTFCAKLARRLKKNGKNPLLVAADVYRPAAIDQLKTLGEQVEVPVFSIEEPDAMKAVMQGLEAARAGAKDVLIVDTAGRLQIDEKMMAEAEAIKNALKPDELLFVVDSMMGQEAVNTAREFNERLDFDGVVLTKLDGDARGGAALSIRQVVEKPIKFISIGEKVDDLDLFYPERMAQRILGMGDIVSFVEKAQETLDIEKTMQMQKRLMKNEFDLNDFFDQLQQLKKMGSIQGLIEMVPGLNKMVPKQEIENLDFRPIEAMINSMTKQEKENPEIINGSRRQRIAKGSGTKVQDVNLLLKQFGEMKKMMRSVSKLSQSGRKITSQNLALDKFLKR from the coding sequence ATGTTCGACAGTCTCAGTGATAAATTAGAGCTTACCTTTAAAAAGCTTGCCGGGCAGGCAACCATAAACGAGATCAATATCGGTATCGCGATGCGCGATATCAAGAGGGCTCTGCTCAGCGCGGACGTCAACTACAAGGTTGCCAAAAAGCTCGTTGAGGATATTCGGGAGAAATCTCTTGGTGAAGAGGTTATCAAAAGCGTCTCACCAGCCCAGATGATCGTTAAAATCGTCAATGACGAGCTGACCGAGCTTATGGGCGGCGAAAACAAACCGCTTAATCTTTCACCCAAAAAACTTCCGGCCATCATCATGGTTGCCGGACTTCAGGGTTCAGGCAAAACCACCTTCTGTGCCAAGCTTGCGAGAAGGTTGAAAAAGAACGGAAAAAATCCCTTGCTTGTTGCGGCAGACGTTTATCGTCCTGCGGCAATCGATCAGTTGAAGACTCTTGGTGAACAGGTTGAGGTTCCGGTTTTTTCCATAGAGGAACCGGATGCCATGAAGGCTGTCATGCAGGGGCTTGAGGCTGCGCGTGCCGGAGCGAAGGATGTTTTGATTGTCGATACAGCCGGTCGTCTTCAGATCGACGAGAAGATGATGGCCGAGGCAGAAGCCATCAAGAATGCGCTGAAACCTGACGAATTGCTTTTTGTCGTTGACTCGATGATGGGCCAGGAAGCCGTGAATACGGCAAGAGAGTTCAACGAAAGGCTTGATTTCGATGGTGTTGTGCTTACCAAGCTTGACGGTGATGCCCGTGGCGGCGCCGCACTTTCGATCAGGCAGGTTGTGGAAAAGCCGATCAAGTTCATCAGTATCGGCGAGAAGGTTGATGATCTCGACCTCTTCTACCCCGAGCGTATGGCGCAGAGAATTCTCGGCATGGGCGATATTGTGAGCTTTGTTGAAAAAGCACAGGAGACGCTCGATATCGAGAAAACCATGCAGATGCAGAAAAGACTCATGAAGAATGAGTTCGATCTGAACGATTTTTTCGATCAGCTGCAGCAGCTCAAGAAAATGGGTTCCATACAGGGGCTTATTGAAATGGTTCCGGGCCTGAACAAAATGGTTCCGAAACAGGAAATAGAGAATCTTGATTTCAGGCCTATCGAGGCAATGATCAACTCGATGACGAAGCAGGAAAAAGAGAATCCTGAAATCATCAACGGAAGCCGCCGTCAGCGTATAGCAAAAGGCAGCGGAACCAAGGTTCAGGATGTCAATCTGCTGCTCAAGCAGTTCGGAGAAATGAAAAAGATGATGCGGTCGGTATCGAAACTGTCGCAGTCCGGCAGAAAGATCACTTCCCAGAATCTTGCACTCGACAAGTTTTTGAAACGATAA
- the rpsP gene encoding 30S ribosomal protein S16 codes for MVKIRLKRTGRKKLPFYQIVAADSRAPRDGKFLEIVGHYQPTAKPHAVTIKKDRVSYWMQTGAQPTDTVRSLIRSTGLLHELRLRSLGRSEADITAEMEKWQQNQTERRQKRLAVKTRRRQAKKAAEAKGAEA; via the coding sequence TTGGTTAAGATCAGACTTAAAAGAACCGGAAGAAAAAAATTGCCGTTTTACCAGATTGTCGCTGCCGACTCACGTGCACCGAGAGATGGCAAGTTTCTGGAAATTGTAGGCCACTACCAGCCAACAGCGAAACCGCATGCCGTCACAATCAAGAAAGACCGCGTTTCATACTGGATGCAGACCGGTGCACAGCCGACTGACACCGTGCGCAGTCTCATCCGTTCTACGGGTCTTCTTCATGAATTGAGACTTCGCAGCCTTGGTCGCAGTGAAGCTGATATTACCGCCGAAATGGAAAAGTGGCAGCAGAATCAGACTGAAAGACGCCAGAAACGTCTTGCCGTTAAAACCCGTCGTCGTCAGGCCAAAAAAGCCGCAGAAGCAAAAGGCGCCGAAGCTTAA
- a CDS encoding S41 family peptidase: protein MSRILTVIVMVVVLAFGVFLGTRLNRGDHDRKASESKMVDAYSLIRDLYVDEVQADSLVGAGIKGMVESLDPHSVYLEPEEVSFSQAEFDGNFDGIGIEFDVINDTLLVVTPLSGGPSATVGIAAGDRIVAIDSVSAIGITHQQVLRKLRGKRGTTVHLKVFRPLVGKLMDFQVTRGRISTSSIDAFFVLQNGTGYIRLSRFVATTGDEFRKALASLKKKGMKRLVIDLRGNPGGFLEQAVEVADEFLRKDQLVVYTKSAKNAVEDARYVAKSGDGFESGEVAVLVDKGSASASEILAGALQDNKRAVIIGELTFGKGLVQRQFEFRDGSALRLTVSRYYTPSGRQIQRTYRKGGDGRELYYKDALVNVQPGKLFTDPARFLYLENNDVSVYRTGTLPALLSRPVAGKEFQDNQFTLLKDAGGIIPDYWVSGRPYSDFYQELYRTGSFERLAQRILDDPGSSVQAHRKSLGAFMKDYAGENRLEALVMKICAEKKITFNRQAFSKEQKYISLAVKARLAHRLFGTEGQIMVYIMQSDPLIGVASKVFASGTQSVR, encoded by the coding sequence ATGTCCCGCATTTTAACCGTTATAGTAATGGTGGTTGTTCTTGCCTTCGGTGTCTTTCTTGGTACCAGACTGAACCGAGGCGATCATGACAGAAAAGCTTCCGAAAGCAAAATGGTTGATGCGTACAGCCTGATCAGAGACCTGTATGTTGATGAAGTGCAGGCAGACAGTCTTGTTGGAGCCGGAATCAAGGGAATGGTGGAGTCTCTCGATCCCCATTCGGTTTATCTCGAACCCGAGGAGGTTTCGTTTTCGCAGGCCGAATTCGACGGAAATTTTGATGGCATAGGCATAGAGTTCGACGTTATCAACGACACGCTGCTTGTCGTAACGCCTCTTTCGGGTGGGCCGAGTGCTACTGTCGGTATTGCTGCCGGTGATCGTATTGTGGCTATCGATTCGGTTTCGGCAATCGGAATAACGCATCAGCAGGTACTGCGCAAACTCAGAGGGAAACGCGGAACAACAGTGCATCTGAAAGTATTTCGTCCACTTGTCGGCAAGCTCATGGATTTTCAGGTTACAAGAGGACGGATTTCAACCTCGAGTATCGATGCTTTTTTTGTTCTTCAGAACGGTACGGGCTATATCCGGCTGAGCCGTTTTGTCGCAACAACCGGCGATGAGTTCCGAAAGGCTCTCGCAAGCCTGAAAAAGAAAGGCATGAAGCGCCTTGTCATCGATTTGCGGGGTAATCCGGGAGGTTTTCTCGAGCAGGCAGTCGAAGTTGCCGACGAATTCCTTCGCAAAGACCAGTTGGTCGTTTATACCAAGAGTGCCAAGAATGCCGTTGAAGATGCCAGATATGTAGCCAAGTCCGGCGATGGATTCGAGAGCGGAGAGGTTGCGGTACTTGTCGACAAAGGCAGTGCTTCCGCATCTGAAATTCTTGCCGGAGCACTGCAGGATAACAAGCGGGCAGTGATTATCGGAGAGCTTACCTTTGGAAAGGGGCTTGTTCAGCGACAGTTCGAGTTCAGGGATGGTTCCGCCCTGCGACTTACCGTATCCCGCTATTACACCCCTTCAGGTCGTCAGATTCAGAGAACCTATCGCAAGGGAGGCGATGGGCGAGAGCTGTATTACAAGGACGCCCTTGTCAATGTACAACCCGGGAAACTGTTTACGGATCCCGCTCGTTTTCTTTACCTTGAAAACAATGACGTATCCGTTTATCGTACCGGGACCCTTCCTGCTCTGCTTTCGCGTCCTGTTGCCGGTAAGGAATTTCAGGATAATCAGTTTACCCTGCTCAAGGATGCCGGCGGCATTATACCCGATTACTGGGTAAGCGGGAGGCCTTATTCCGATTTCTATCAGGAGCTTTACCGAACCGGTTCCTTTGAGCGGCTTGCCCAGAGAATTCTTGACGATCCCGGCAGTTCCGTTCAGGCGCATCGGAAGTCGCTTGGAGCTTTTATGAAGGATTATGCCGGAGAAAACAGGCTTGAAGCGCTGGTCATGAAGATCTGTGCTGAAAAAAAGATTACATTCAACAGACAGGCCTTCAGCAAGGAGCAGAAATATATCTCCCTGGCCGTAAAGGCAAGGCTTGCGCACAGGTTGTTCGGCACGGAAGGGCAGATCATGGTTTATATCATGCAGTCCGATCCGCTGATCGGCGTGGCTTCGAAAGTTTTTGCTTCAGGAACTCAATCAGTGCGTTGA